Proteins from one Arsenophonus apicola genomic window:
- a CDS encoding pentapeptide repeat-containing protein, producing the protein MQVSSSNGANSIFRSTTDTPSEPHSDLTILRQVISDDCGIDDKRDLQQRKREILDKLIMQRPVGAELDLRKAQLNEVDLAMLDFERARLQEANLDKARLNGANLQIANLTDATLKYARLDSVNLDYTCLNGAKLNMATLCHARLYRTKLIKADLSDANLNDAKLFDVELNGANLQNAKLVKADLQQVKLVEANMRQADFSHSNLQSSVFIEADLAEANLSHTNLSSTNFTNAKLNSANLSNANFTKAKLNGADLSKANFKGANLNGAILTGANLDKAKLSDIALPVWNIDNLDRYLNYINNDSSLLTTIDSIDEKYNKIKITLVHQLMNSLDNSAEEVSLLSVVEPLLNTLAKAPYNQDPDIINWLNNNILPLYLTQYNISMMPILDDPLVATLLTCMYTKPELMFSHNGAFIQLISQIMAGDSSLKEQTKTLYDFYLQDRRIALYTMMPDFGNYAGNSDWSNKDAYNFILLSPQQNSHYAMMMSQNQLQQMVGIQAQKVDINWHNFYLYQGQENIGPADYQLDDLFQHHFKLFMPNYRFQQQRAKFSKLLTTLQLGDLQSTFQTATKQRTSQIKLIDFYSQNKLAAIFNNKFMPYTENDAAGYRLTDGYRQQLLQAYNLSNADRSKQAETLLTLAAVFSKYSSSAIFGTGTESPNALRYFAFALMEQAHQLAPQTFACEEQYQDWSDRLLGYNNAFSCTAVLSTIMVEHIKNHFPTTLASIMPPAWS; encoded by the coding sequence ATGCAAGTTTCCTCTTCTAATGGCGCTAATTCTATCTTTCGCTCAACTACTGATACACCCTCAGAGCCACATTCTGACTTAACAATTTTAAGGCAGGTCATTTCTGATGATTGTGGTATTGATGACAAAAGAGATTTACAACAACGCAAACGTGAGATTTTAGATAAATTAATTATGCAACGTCCGGTTGGTGCTGAGCTAGATTTGCGTAAAGCTCAACTAAACGAAGTTGATTTAGCAATGCTTGATTTCGAGCGGGCTAGATTGCAAGAAGCTAATTTAGATAAAGCCCGTTTAAATGGCGCCAATCTGCAAATAGCTAATTTGACAGATGCCACACTAAAATATGCCAGATTGGATAGTGTCAATCTTGATTATACCTGTCTTAATGGTGCTAAGCTGAATATGGCAACGTTATGCCATGCTAGGTTGTATAGAACTAAATTAATAAAGGCGGATCTGAGTGATGCCAATTTAAATGATGCTAAGCTGTTTGATGTTGAGCTAAATGGGGCTAATTTGCAAAATGCTAAGTTAGTGAAGGCTGATTTACAGCAAGTCAAATTGGTCGAAGCTAATATGCGCCAGGCTGACTTTAGTCACTCTAATTTACAATCCAGTGTTTTTATTGAGGCTGATCTGGCAGAAGCTAATTTAAGCCACACTAATCTAAGCTCCACTAATTTCACTAACGCTAAGTTGAATAGTGCCAATTTAAGTAACGCTAATTTTACTAAAGCTAAGTTGAATGGGGCTGACTTAAGTAAGGCTAATTTTAAGGGGGCCAATCTGAATGGTGCTATTTTAACTGGTGCTAATTTAGACAAGGCAAAGCTAAGTGATATCGCTTTACCGGTTTGGAATATTGATAATTTAGATCGTTATCTTAATTATATCAACAATGATTCTAGTTTGTTAACGACCATTGATAGTATCGATGAAAAATATAATAAAATAAAAATTACCTTGGTACATCAGCTAATGAATTCATTAGACAACAGCGCTGAAGAAGTTTCACTATTATCGGTGGTTGAGCCTTTGTTAAATACTTTGGCAAAAGCACCCTATAATCAGGATCCAGATATCATCAACTGGCTCAATAACAATATTTTGCCACTCTATTTGACACAATATAATATCAGCATGATGCCAATATTAGACGATCCTTTGGTAGCAACTTTACTGACTTGTATGTATACCAAGCCAGAGCTGATGTTTAGCCATAATGGCGCCTTTATTCAGTTAATTTCACAAATAATGGCGGGGGATAGCAGCCTTAAAGAGCAGACTAAAACGCTGTATGATTTTTATCTGCAAGATAGACGTATTGCACTTTATACGATGATGCCTGATTTTGGTAATTATGCCGGCAATTCTGATTGGTCTAATAAAGATGCTTATAATTTTATATTGCTCTCCCCACAGCAAAATAGTCACTATGCCATGATGATGTCACAAAATCAGCTACAGCAAATGGTCGGTATACAAGCGCAAAAAGTGGATATCAACTGGCATAACTTCTATTTGTATCAGGGGCAGGAGAATATCGGCCCGGCAGATTATCAGTTAGATGATCTTTTTCAGCATCATTTTAAATTATTTATGCCAAACTATCGTTTTCAACAACAACGAGCAAAATTTAGCAAATTATTAACTACCTTACAGCTAGGTGACTTACAGTCCACCTTTCAAACCGCGACAAAACAACGCACTTCTCAAATAAAATTAATTGATTTTTACAGTCAGAATAAACTGGCAGCCATATTTAATAATAAGTTTATGCCATATACGGAAAATGATGCGGCAGGTTATCGTTTAACTGATGGTTATAGGCAACAATTGCTGCAAGCTTATAATTTGTCTAACGCAGATAGATCAAAGCAGGCAGAAACCTTATTAACGCTGGCCGCTGTCTTTAGTAAATATTCTTCCAGTGCAATATTTGGCACTGGAACCGAGTCACCAAATGCATTAAGGTATTTTGCTTTTGCTTTAATGGAGCAGGCACATCAATTGGCACCGCAAACATTTGCTTGTGAAGAACAGTATCAAGATTGGAGCGATAGATTGCTGGGCTACAATAATGCCTTTAGCTGTACGGCTGTGCTGTCAACCATAATGGTTGAGCATATAAAAAATCATTTCCCTACCACGCTGGCTAGCATTATGCCACCGGCCTGGAGTTAA
- a CDS encoding pentapeptide repeat-containing protein: MRVTTTNRADVIVNSAHSASDSSSRFQRLSQTILTIYNNHKEVVHRNNCQRIKKLINKDCHFVSQFLIKIRLSGNNLSGIDLQDANLASLPLSRVNLSHAELQHADLNHSKLKNALLIAANLTKTNLSQANLRGADLHDADLSDADLGGANLRGANLHGANLRGVNLTDVDLFGVDLRAADLAGANLTNVKLIGAKLAGASFRGATFAKVNLLGVDLRKVDLREVDFRKTNIYITTLRGINLSGANLSGKNLSGLDLRGADLSGADLSSADLSGANLSEAKLAGANLCDIKLPSWNQDNLDRYLNHINNRTSLLKTIASIDLKYRDEKIALVHQLINSLDQRCPDISLSSVVEPLLNILANAPYNQDPKIINWLNDNILPLYLAKYDTSMMPIPTDPLLPTLLSCISKQKELMFSHNGAFIQLISQAMAGNSCFRHQTKTLYNYYLQDNRIIPYTEGNFGDYAGQADWSTRDADNLILLSVQSNSDYAMIMSQNQLQQMLDMQTEKADINWHGFYLYQGQENIGPADYQLDNLFQYHFKLFMPNYRFHQSQASFKKLLASLALGDLQSIFQTAITQPFCQIKLIDFASQAKLAVIFNHKFKQYTENGVTGYRLTDNYRQQLLQAYDLSNADRSTQAETLLSLAAVFSKYSSSAIFSTETESPNALRYFAFALMEQAYQLAPEIFSSEEQYQDWSNRLLGNDNAFSCTAVLFTIMVNHIKQHFSTTLASIMPPAWS; encoded by the coding sequence ATGCGTGTGACAACCACTAACCGTGCCGATGTTATCGTTAATTCAGCTCACAGTGCTTCAGATTCATCTTCCCGTTTCCAACGTTTAAGCCAGACAATCTTGACTATTTACAATAATCATAAAGAGGTGGTACATCGAAATAATTGTCAGCGCATAAAGAAATTAATTAACAAGGACTGCCATTTTGTTAGCCAATTTTTAATTAAGATCCGCCTCAGTGGCAATAATTTATCAGGTATTGATCTGCAAGATGCCAATTTGGCATCTTTACCCTTGAGCAGAGTCAATTTATCTCACGCTGAACTGCAACATGCTGATTTAAATCATAGTAAATTGAAAAATGCGTTATTGATAGCTGCTAATTTGACAAAAACTAATTTGTCTCAAGCAAATTTACGTGGTGCGGATTTACATGATGCCGATTTGAGTGATGCAGATTTAGGTGGTGCCAATTTACGTGGTGCAAATTTACATGGTGCTAATTTACGTGGCGTGAATTTAACTGATGTCGATTTATTTGGCGTAGATTTAAGGGCGGCAGATTTAGCTGGTGCGAATTTGACTAATGTAAAGTTAATTGGTGCGAAGTTAGCAGGTGCAAGTTTTCGTGGGGCTACTTTCGCTAAAGTGAATTTATTAGGCGTAGATTTACGGAAAGTGGATTTAAGAGAGGTGGATTTTAGAAAAACAAATATCTATATCACGACGTTACGTGGGATAAATTTAAGTGGAGCAAATTTAAGTGGCAAAAATTTAAGTGGGTTGGATTTACGTGGCGCTGATTTAAGTGGCGCGGATTTAAGTAGTGCAGATTTGTCTGGGGCTAATCTAAGTGAGGCTAAATTAGCGGGTGCAAACTTATGCGATATAAAACTACCTAGCTGGAACCAGGATAATCTGGATCGCTATCTTAATCACATAAACAATAGGACCAGTCTGCTTAAAACCATCGCCAGCATTGATCTTAAGTATCGTGACGAGAAAATAGCGCTGGTGCATCAGCTTATTAATTCATTAGACCAACGTTGCCCAGATATCTCACTGTCATCGGTGGTAGAGCCATTGTTAAATATTTTGGCTAATGCGCCTTATAATCAGGATCCGAAAATTATTAACTGGCTTAATGACAATATTTTGCCCCTTTATTTGGCCAAATATGATACCAGCATGATGCCGATACCGACTGATCCCCTGTTGCCAACCTTGTTGAGTTGTATTAGCAAGCAAAAGGAACTAATGTTTAGCCATAATGGGGCCTTTATTCAATTGATTTCACAAGCAATGGCGGGTAATAGTTGCTTCAGGCATCAGACTAAAACGCTGTACAATTATTATCTACAGGATAACCGTATTATCCCTTATACTGAAGGTAATTTTGGTGATTATGCTGGTCAGGCTGATTGGTCTACTAGAGATGCCGATAATCTTATCCTACTTTCTGTACAGTCAAATAGTGACTATGCCATGATAATGTCACAAAATCAGTTACAGCAAATGCTGGATATGCAAACGGAAAAAGCGGATATCAACTGGCATGGCTTTTATCTCTATCAGGGGCAGGAGAATATTGGCCCGGCGGATTATCAGTTAGATAATCTTTTTCAGTATCATTTTAAATTATTTATGCCAAACTATCGTTTTCATCAATCGCAAGCCAGCTTTAAAAAATTATTGGCTAGCTTGGCATTAGGTGATTTACAGTCGATCTTTCAAACAGCGATAACACAACCTTTTTGTCAAATAAAGTTAATCGATTTTGCTAGTCAGGCAAAATTGGCAGTAATATTTAACCATAAGTTTAAGCAATATACAGAAAATGGCGTGACAGGTTATCGTTTAACCGATAATTATAGGCAACAATTGCTGCAAGCTTATGATTTGTCTAACGCAGATAGATCAACGCAGGCGGAAACCTTATTAAGCCTGGCCGCCGTTTTTAGCAAATATTCTTCCAGCGCAATATTCAGTACTGAAACCGAGTCACCTAATGCATTAAGGTATTTTGCTTTTGCTCTAATGGAGCAGGCATATCAATTGGCACCTGAAATATTTTCATCTGAAGAACAGTATCAAGATTGGAGCAATAGATTGCTAGGCAACGATAATGCATTTAGTTGTACAGCAGTGTTATTCACTATTATGGTTAACCATATAAAACAACATTTTTCTACCACACTGGCTAGTATTATGCCGCCGGCCTGGAGTTAG